The Coffea arabica cultivar ET-39 chromosome 2c, Coffea Arabica ET-39 HiFi, whole genome shotgun sequence genome includes the window cccaaaaaaaaaaaaaaagactcccCACCCACTCCATATACATTATTTGAGAAGAAATGATTCAATTTGACAAGCTAGCATATGATTCTAgtgcaaaaagaaaattttcccaTATACTACAGACAATATACCTAAAAAATTTCCCATTTCAAGCAATTCGCTAACTAAACTAACTAGTTATAAACCattacaagtgaaaaatgaaatgcaactGCGCTGCAACATTGCAATAGCCTACAAAATGCGTCAAAAGACAACAGATGATAGGCAACTTTTACACAATTAAGCAGCACAAGCATTAACCCCCCACTACACTGAAATGTATGGATAGAACATACCATTCTATTAACAGTTGTTCTAAACAAGACCATCCTAGCTAAAAGATTAGCTACAGAGTAATTGTCAATCAGGGTGGCCTAAAGCCTTAGTGAATGGAGTGTTCTGAAAAGCATAGGATATTGGTTGGACACATACCTGTAGGATCCGAACCTGGCCAACATTTTGTGGGTTGTGAACTCACAATGTTGCTATAAATACAGGCTGTAATGAAAATATTTCTAACAAAAAGGAATGTAAATTTCGAATTTTAAAGTGACCTTTTCCATGCAGGATTACCATCGCTGGTTGAACACATTACATCATGATTACAAGACTGTCATACATCAGCAACAACTGGGTAGATTGAAAGAGTATAGACAAGAATATCAGTCAAGTGATCATGCATTAATATCTATCTTATGTCCACCTCAAACTCAAATTGTTCAGGATTTCCCCCAAAATTATGGAGATTGGGCCATTATGAACCACCCccaaccccaaaataaaagaggGAAAAACCCAAAAGAGAAAGAGGGCGCAAGAAATTTCCATTTTCTCCAGATAATTAGCTAATGGTCATCCAATACAGATTAAACTGTAAAAATCCATGTAAAGGAGCAGGTTAAAGTCTAAAGACTCACTCTAAGTTTGCATCCAACTTTTTTGTAGTCGCTCCTTTCAAGCCCTTTACAGTCTATACGAACCAGCTCTTCAGTGATGAATGCATCTCTCACCATAGGCACAAGACTTCCATAGTAACCATTTTTAGCTACAGTTTGAAACATACACGTCAGATAGACAAGTACAAAGAGCTGGGGATGGTTCATGTGGAATAAGAGGGAACCATACCGAGTTTAGTCAAGGCAGGAACAGCTAATCCTCTCTTTCTCATTTGCTTAGTTTCCTCAATCGATAGGCCATCAATTGTAGTTTTTATAAGCCTTGGGTATACAGGATCTTGAGGCTTCCACAGCATTAGTGGGATGATTGGTCGCTTCTTTGGTCTATAGTTCCTACCCCTATATAACACAAGAAGACCACAGTGTCTCTGGATAATTTTCCCAAACGTCTTGTCCTGGGAGATATACATCGGTAGGTAATTGGCATACAGGCCAAAAAAAAGGAGGACAAATCCTTAAGCTCAAGAGACCTCAAGATCAAGAAGGGTTTTATAATCAACAGGGGGAAAAAAGGGGGAGCTACTGATTAATTTAAAGAGAATAGCACTTTTCACAATAACAGGTAGAATACTGTATACGGTAGATCAAGAATCAAGATGATGGTGTGAAAAGTAGAATTGCAATCTACCATAAGCAGCAAAACACAGAACTCAACCAAGAAGAAAACAGCAAGGAACACTTTTAACTCATGCAGCAAGTGCACCAGAACAAAGTAATACTGTGAAGCTATAAAGCCTGAAGACGTATACCACTGCAGCATACTCACAGATGAAAGGTATAACAAGGGAGGAAAAGTACCTCCAACTGAGTGCATATATTTTTCATATCAACAGTAGGCACACCCATACACTTTATCCTGACAGCCTCAGCATGTTTCCAGTGATTATGGATATCATTCAGCATGTTGTGTGTTAAACCATCTCTACCTACAAAATCAGATAATAATGCActaattttagatttggttttgcAAAGAATGAACCCAAATCATGTTTCAAGTAATCAGCACGCATATTAACTAATCCTCCAGAAAAGTTAGCGTCAGAATGTCCAAATATTTCAGTAGCAGAAAAACAGATAAAAACCCGCTATTCAATTATTATGCTAAACAAAGAAAAGTTGGCACAACACTTGAGAGGCGTTGTGTCTTACCTAAATATGCAGGAGAGGGAAGCCATTTCATGGTTAATTGACACACATTGGAAAAGCTCAAAATGGACAAGCGGCATGTACAGAAACTACAGGAGAAACAGCAAAATTAATGTATGCTAAATAATTTGCACTGAACCAGCTTTTATAAAAGTTAAATGGAAGCCTGCTTGGACCTTTGTCCTTAAAcaagctctttttttttgtaacctCAAACAGCACACATGAAAAAAGACACACAAGAGGAGATAGAACATCAAGGTGTTCAATTTACCAAAAATCACCCTCCTGGCCCACCAATCCCCACAATAAAGAAgagaagggaatttttttttttttttaataaaaaaaaccaAACTTTTTCTTCAGTTTTGGTGCAAAACATTAAAACAAGCACAACATGAAATTCTCCAAGCCACCATCTTACAGTTCCATGATCATAGTTTTATCCAACTTTGCAACATTTCCAACTCTATCGCATATTTCCATTGGGAATCCAATTGTACATCATCcgatttttttttctgtcctTCCCCCTTCTCTCACATTCTTCCGAAATATAATTCTTCAACAGCCTTTTCAAACACCCAGTTCATGAAAATGTAAGTCCCTATACATATATACTGACTCAAACAATCCAACTCAGCATTCACCCCAATTTTCACAAATTTCCACAAAAAATCCAACCTTGACACAACGACAAACACGAtcagacaaaaaagaaaagcccACTCGACCAAGTATAGTTACGAATAATTTTGCATTAAAGTTTCTCTAATAAGTAATATGAAGAACGCAATTAAAGTTATTACCTAAGTTAATTTGCCTTTTAGTTCTATGCCTCTGACAGGTCTCCACAAGTGCTTTCCTCTCAGCATTGCTCAAGGGCTCTCCCTGAATCCTCTCTCTCATCACCCTCCTGTTCTCCGCCAACTCCTGTTCGCTCTCGATAGACGCCTCTTTCGGGTCAACCGCGGGTGCACAAACCCCAGTCCATGACCGGTCCAATCGACCCGGTCCGAAGGGGGAGTACTTGGGCTCACGGAGCCCAATTGGTCTCACACTCGCACTACTCTCAGTGTAACTGAACCGGAAATCAAATGGTAAGTTTGATTTTACCGGGTCTAACCCAGCTCGATCCAGCGAAGAAGGTGGACGGTAACGTGGTTTGGGCGGTTTTTTGGTGGGCTGGGTTGAACTAGGGTTTTGCTGGGGTTTTAGAGAAGGTGGGGGAATGAAGGAGTATTTTGTGTGGAGTTTTGATGAGGTGGCGGTGGAGGTGGCAGCGGTGGTGGAGTACAGGTGCAGGGCGGTGAAGGAAGAAATGGGTTTTCTCCGGCGACTTAGTCGGCCAATGCAAACAAACATGGTTTTGCGACTTCGCCGGACAGAACCCGCTACGGGAAATGTTTTAAAGGCTTTTCGGGCGGACCCGACCAAAAAACCCAGTTTGAAATATTTCTATAGAAGGcattacaccaaaaaaaaaaaaaaaaacactgcaCTTTTGGTCCCTTAAATTGTTAAATTTTGCACTAGTTTCGTTTTTAGTTTCTTATATTTGAAACTTTCTCAACTTAAACAgctacttttattattattgaattttttttaatagttgGAAAAGGATAGAATTTGAGAGGCGAGGCGGAGAAAAAAAGGATGGAAACTCAAAACCTCTAAACTTTGGACTCATCTTATATTCTCGTCTCAATTCAATCCTTTATACTCCCTCCATTCCATTGAAAATATCATACTTTCTATTTTGGGATGtttca containing:
- the LOC113727974 gene encoding CRS2-associated factor 1, mitochondrial-like; amino-acid sequence: MFVCIGRLSRRRKPISSFTALHLYSTTAATSTATSSKLHTKYSFIPPPSLKPQQNPSSTQPTKKPPKPRYRPPSSLDRAGLDPVKSNLPFDFRFSYTESSASVRPIGLREPKYSPFGPGRLDRSWTGVCAPAVDPKEASIESEQELAENRRVMRERIQGEPLSNAERKALVETCQRHRTKRQINLGRDGLTHNMLNDIHNHWKHAEAVRIKCMGVPTVDMKNICTQLEDKTFGKIIQRHCGLLVLYRGRNYRPKKRPIIPLMLWKPQDPVYPRLIKTTIDGLSIEETKQMRKRGLAVPALTKLAKNGYYGSLVPMVRDAFITEELVRIDCKGLERSDYKKVGCKLRDLVPCILVTFEKEQIVVWRGKDYKPVQDGFFIADRELFDDLQNDTVQVVDQNEKRYALQEAQELYSGDE